Proteins encoded together in one Diabrotica undecimpunctata isolate CICGRU chromosome 3, icDiaUnde3, whole genome shotgun sequence window:
- the LOC140435760 gene encoding uncharacterized protein: protein MAETAKYLRAKRAAKTNIIRIANVVSSNEQGLSNCRIREYITQLRAAYKSYLDALENLADDETILESEEVDITYEKYMDALCYLEEKLERIEDSLSSNSLSGQGSSHSTSTAANSRQRTIRLPELKINKFSGNLHEFPSFFQTFNSIIDADDSLTDIEKFIYLKSLLTHDALKVVDNIPLSGENYSLVRETLEKRYTDHNLIVKQLITNIVDTKSLQNNASYSQLKDFTLAITNSYRALNNLDLSSKELLNLILIHITSSKLDHATLRSIEFSPESNKIKDFNQFLTMVDDRAKHLENLYANSKAKHQPSKETRSSFHISTDKNKPPSQIMKAKISNLYPLPLGVILFNKILFVPTALEPDIARLIVPPGIHALIATEGITLCFTVTREIAKPRPHIVSTQIHIDLLKQSMLTFQQGIGLNLMLQRLVLLDVVVRSTSPSTHAVSAVSTSAPMVLLGTVQAYLIAPNGKREYVKVLLDPASQLSFVSKNLLKKIAAPTYKNHFKIHGIAQSISNSTLMSDLTIFSAATDTCIKIKCSVLDSITTKLPQVPISINELNLPTEVVLADPNFYSPSEVDILLAADICADILTGNIIQLGPGLPILQGSSFGYIVSGRIPDSFIRGRCSKSQYVNNLVTCVAQSFDMKLADSVDLHLTQIVQRFWEMEDIPLDRKVSVSQHPAEIQFIKSVTILNTNRYQVNIGLKTNRNQLNLGNTFLSAKKRFLNLEKKLHASPQLLHNYSKIIQDYAVDDKITQIPLKIQNSQHQFNYFLPHFPVKKAGSSGIRIVFDPNNKVAGGQSLNEVLDPGYTCQPELFDILLTFRQYTFVLTADISNMYMQIMINPEETFLLNFLWRDHPDEPIRAYQLKRLPFGLSSSPFLATRVLKHIADSNQTTHPVASHTLRNSTYIDDILSGVAECNMASTSEVNLNLVNGSTKVLGINWSPDLDDFSFKPPVYEGAPPLTKRKVLSYVSRMYDPLGLLSPIIVHSKRFLQRLWSLPLDWDSEILDDLLILDWKSLLDTFQSISKITFPRCLTLPLPKSDMQLHCFTDASQDIYAACVYLRVVYSDNTVTSRLIASKTRIAPLKNKLTIPRLELSGILLGVTLTRKVLEVLSKNVTISEVHIFSDSLIALTWILTTKFTWNPFVLHRVSQIKELSKSFLFHHVSSSLNVANLPSRGSDITQSNLKKFWTEGPPFLVSIVIDYSQFRIKEWTGDLLELRHTQVTLSTTSDISQVNNTLETLFNKCSSFSKIQRTLAYVLRFLSNLRKRHTNSPLELGPLQVCEISSSTTVIVKYIQSQALPKEFHELKHRKIISDKTIRALNPFLSEKTGLLHVGGRLEFAPISFEQKHPLLLPSNHSVVKLMIKQMHVKLGHFIKTSPFSPYPYLVPKDVNLHRRDNYAD from the exons ATGGCAGAAACTGCAAAATATTTACGCGCAAAGCGTGCAGCGAAAACAAACATTATAAGAATTGCGAACGTTGTTAGTTCAAATGAACAAGGCCTCTCTAATTGTAGAATTAGGGAATATATTACTCAGCTTAGGGCAGCTTATAAATCGTATTTGGATGCTTTGGAAAACCTGGCTGACGACGAAACTATTCTCGAAAGTGAGGAAGtagatattacttatgaaaaatatatggatgcCTTATGTTACTTAGAAGAAAAATTGGAGCGTATAGAAGATTCACTCTCTTCTAACTCACTATCGGGACAAGGATCAAGTCATAGCACTAGCACTGCCGCCAACTCTCGACAAAGAACAATCAGGCTTCcagaactaaaaataaataaatttagcgGAAATTTACATGAGTTTCCGTCATTCTTTCAAACTTTTAATAGCATTATAGACGCTGATGACTCTCTCACCGACATTGAAAAATTTATATATCTCAAAAGCCTTTTGACACATGATGCATTAAAGGTTGTTGATAATATTCCCCTCTCTGGTGAAAATTATAGTTTGGTACGTGAGACTTTGGAAAAAAGATATACAGACCATAATCTTATAGTAAAGCAATTGATAACTAATATTGTAGATACTAAAAGTCTTCAAAATAACGCCTCATATTCACAACTAAAAGACTTCACTCTCGCTATAACAAATTCTTATAGAGCCTTAAACAATCTCGACTTGTCATCCAAAGAACTTCTTAATTTGATTTTAATTCATATTACTTCCTCAAAGCTCGACCATGCCACTCTCAGATCCATTGAATTTTCACCTGAATCGAATAAAATCAAAGATTTTAACCAATTTCTAACGATGGTAGATGACAGAGCAAAACATCTAGAAAATCTCTATGCAAACTCTAAAGCGAAACATCAACCCTCAAAAGAGACAAGGTCCTCTTTTCACATAAGCACAGATAAAAACAAACCCCCATCTCAAATAATGAAAGCTAAA ATTTCAAATCTCTATCCGCTTCCTCTAGGCGTAATTTTGTTCAACAAAATTCTCTTTGTTCCAACTGCCTTGGAACCAGACATCGCACGATTGATTGTACCTCCAGGTATTCATGCTCTAATTGCAACAGAAGGCATCACTCTTTGCTTCACAGTGACTCGAGAAATCGCGAAGCCACGTCCACACATCGTGAGCACTCAAATTCATATAGATCTTCTCAAACAGTCGATGCTCACGTTTCAACAAGGAATAGGATTGAACCTCATGCTTCAACGTCTAGTTCTTCTCGATGTAGTCGTTCGATCGACATCTCCATCCACTCATGCTGTTTCAGCAGTCTCTACGTCGGCCCCTATGGTTTTATTAGGCACTGTACAGGCATATCTCATAGCCCCAAATGGAAAAAGAGAATATGTTAAGGTCTTATTGGACCCAGCATCACAACTTAGTTTTGTCTCTAAAAACTTGTTAAAGAAGATTGCGGCACCCACTTATAAAAATCATTTTAAGATTCATGGTATCGCCCAATCTATTTCAAATTCAACCCTTATGTCTGATCTGACTATCTTCTCTGCTGCTACGGACACTTGCATTAAAATCAAATGTTCAGTACTAGACAGTATCACTACTAAACTACCCCAAGTCCCAATTTCTATTAATGAGCTTAACTTGCCAACAGAAGTGGTCTTAGCCGATCCAAACTTCTACTCTCCTTCTGAAGTAGATATATTGCTTGCCGCTGACATATGCGCAGACATATTGACAGGTAATATCATACAACTTGGCCCTGGCCTTCCAATTCTTCAAGGCAGCTCATTTGGATACATTGTAAGTGGAAGAATTCCCGATTCTTTTATTCGAGGAAGGTGCTCTAAGTCTCAGTACGTAAATAATTTAGTCACTTGTGTTGCTCAGTCGTTTGATATGAAATTAGCTGATAGCGTTGATTTACACCTCACTCAAATCGTCCAACGCTTCTGGGAAATGGAAGACATTCCCTTGGACCGTAAAGTATCTGTGTCACAACACCCTGCTGAGATACAGTTTATTAAATCTGTAACAATCTTAAACACAAACAGATATCAGGTTAACATAGGTCTTAAAACTAATAGGAATCAGCTTAATTTAGGCAACACTTTCTTATCAGCTAAGAAGCGTTTTCTCAATCTAGAAAAAAAACTTCATGCATCTCCACAGTTGCTACACAATTATTCAAAAATCATACAGGATTATGCAGTTGACGACAAGATTACACAAATTCCGTTAAAAATCCAAAACTCACAGCATCAATTTAATTATTTCTTGCCTCATTTCCCAGTTAAAAAAGCAGGTTCTTCAGGGATTCGAATTGTGTTTGACCCAAATAATAAAGTAGCAGGTGGACAATCTCTTAATGAGGTCTTAGACCCTGGGTACACATGCCAACctgaattatttgatattctcCTAACCTTTAGGCAATATACCTTTGTATTAACTGCCGATATCTCCAATATGTATATGCAAATTATGATAAATCCCGAGGAAACCTTTCTGTTAAATTTCCTTTGGAGAGATCATCCTGATGAACCCATTCGCGCTTATCAACTAAAACGTCTTCCATTTGGACTCTCTTCATCCCCCTTTCTCGCTACACGTGTGTTAAAACATATTGCTGATTCTAATCAAACCACGCACCCAGTAGCCTCTCACACTCTAAGAAATTCGACATATATTGACGACATCTTGTCAggtgtggc AGAATGTAACATGGCCTCCACTTCAGAAGTCAATCTTAACTTAGTTAACGGTTCCACTAAGGTTCTAGGTATTAACTGGTCACCTGATCTAGATGATTTCTCTTTTAAGCCGCCAGTTTATGAAGGGGCCCCTCCCCTAACAAAAAGAAAAGTATTGTCATATGTGTCACGAATGTATGACCCCTTAGGATTACTCTCACCCATTATAGTACACTCTAAACGGTTCTTACAACGTCTCTGGTCATTACCCTTAGACTGGGACAGTGAGATACTGGATGACCTATTGATCTtagattggaaatcattattgGATACATTCCAATCAATATCTAAAATTACATTTCCCAGATGCCTGACACTTCCACTGCCTAAATCGGATATGCAATTACATTGTTTCACCGATGCCTCTCAGGACATTTATGCTGCTTGTGTCTATCTTCGAGTCGTGTATAGTGACAACACAGTCACGTCTCGCCTCATAGCATCGAAAACTAGAATAGctccactaaaaaataaactaactatTCCTCGGTTAGAATTGTCTGGTATCTTATTAGGTGTCACTCTTACTAGAAAGGTACTTGAGGTTCTTTCAAAAAACGTCACAATATCTGAAGTTCACATATTTTCAGACAGCCTCATCGCTTTAACATGGATTTTAACAACTAAATTTACATGGAATCCATTTGTACTTCATCGTGTCAGTCAAATCAAAGAATTAAGTAAATCCTTTTTATTTCATCATGTAAGTTCCTCTTTAAACGTAGCAAATTTGCCCTCTAGAGGCTCAGATATCACtcagtcaaatttaaaaaaattttggaccGAAGGTCCCCCCTTTTTAGTTTCCATTGTAATAGACTACTCTCAATTCAGGATAAAAGAATGGACGGGAGATTTACTGGAACTCAGACACACTCAGGTTACTTTAAGCACAACCTCTGACATATCTCAAGTGAATAATACCCTTGAAaccctttttaataaatgttcgtcattttcaaaaattcagagaACTCTGGCATATGTTCTTCGTTTTCTCTCAAATCTAAGAAAAAGACATACTAATTCACCTTTAGAATTAGGACCACTGCAAGTTTGTGAAATAAGCTCCTCCACCACTGTGATTGTTAAGTACATACAATCACAGGCCCTTCCTAAAGAATTTCATGAGTTAAAACATCGGAAAATAATCTCTGATAAAACTATCAGGGCACTAAACCCCTTCCTCTCTGAGAAAACTGGACTTCTTCATGTAGGTGGTAGATTAGAATTTGCCCCTATCTCTTTCGAACAGAAACATCCCTTGCTACTACCATCTAATCATTCAGTTGTcaaattaatgataaaacaaatgcATGTTAAATTGGGACAT TTTATTAAGACTTCACCTTTTAGCCCATATCCTTACCTTGTGCCAAAGGATGTTAACTTGCATCGGCGTGACAACTATGCTGACTAG